From one Dermacentor silvarum isolate Dsil-2018 chromosome 3, BIME_Dsil_1.4, whole genome shotgun sequence genomic stretch:
- the LOC125944255 gene encoding uncharacterized protein LOC125944255: MARFWFRRLRRADDGGPIYTLELNSPSPPVEEPASLDAVHFGRKGSIEDRSALILAVVVALLAVITIGFALAVIFTEHTSVASLEPLTDFAAYRRQPLSRAELANLRTEYKSSPGTNGVTAARGANNASGSSRGHPPPQSPSTRQQ; the protein is encoded by the exons ATGGCTCGTTTCTGGTTTCGACGCCTACGACGTGCCGACGACGGCGG GCCCATCTACACGCTCGAGCTGAACAGCCCGTCTCCACCGGTAGAAGAACCTGCCAGTTTGGACGCGGTGCACTTTGGCAGGAAGGGCAGCATCGAAGACCGCAGCGCTCTCATCCTTGCGGTCGTGGTGGCGCTGCTGGCCGTAATCACTATCGGCTTCGCCCTGGCAGTAATCTTT ACGGAGCACACGTCAGTGGCCTCGCTCGAACCGTTGACTGACTTCGCGGCCTACAGGAGACAACCACTGAGCAGGGCAGAG CTTGCCAACCTTCGGACGGAGTACAAATCATCTCCCGGTACGAATGGTGTAACGGCTGCGAGAGGCGCGAACAATGCGAGCGGAAGCTCACGTGGTCATCCACCTCCCCAGTCGCCGAGCACAAGGCAACAATAA
- the LOC119444456 gene encoding solute carrier family 22 member 7: MLLNNPAPEEVTAVRQEISYLAAQGEVYDENIPFGEGAFQKRVLIMSVFAGAIMYAQNLLFRMSWLEMDHWCRRTNAYSNMSVAAWKELAIPLYPNGSYSRCTTRVPPDGGTWARVEPCVEWEFDLDEHGNTAVSEWSVVCQRRRLADAAQVAHVVTMTITLLALGPIADRIGRKTVGVLALAALLLTLSAAAVATDLQTFIVVRSVAAAASAGLFVLSVLLYEITTTTRRLLYTTIGSALSFVISRVCLSLAHAWKASWSASHMLLAFFALVLLVAFPVLDESPSWLIAAHREDEARRVAVRVANANDAPVSHCHEFFKRHMYRVQQVPDGTTGTSQGSSGKRANLTRPYVLTAFIWTVLGLTSVHFDSSHPTAHSAYVRALIDLGIAPLLVAVWPHLENGRRLRNVAACAALVFSSSSALLFSAYTEYNTALATVLLIVMRLASILLVVLEFYLTLAAFPTESRSTGSCLGLASFWICNLIGLVKFRGVLKRREDNSLMVETVLMAMTAMATMYMPSEDACPSRSMDSLAAASLPSKTSPFSGGQPPCSAVVSLAAEDQPKASPVDVRTASRKKSRANKMPEQFAVRPSKFPVNW; the protein is encoded by the coding sequence ATGTTGCTGAACAACCCAGCGCCCGAGGAGGTGACCGCAGTGCGGCAAGAAATCTCATATCTTGCAGCGCAGGGTGAAGTCTACGATGAGAACATTCCATTCGGCGAGGGAGCTTTCCAGAAAAGAGTACTTATCATGAGCGTCTTCGCCGGTGCCATCATGTATGCGCAGAACCTGCTGTTCCGGATGTCGTGGCTCGAGATGGACCACTGGTGCCGCCGGACGAACGCTTACTCCAACATGAGCGTGGCCGCATGGAAGGAGTTGGCCATTCCGCTTTACCCCAACGGAAGCTACAGCCGCTGCACGACGCGCGTTCCACCGGACGGCGGCACGTGGGCCCGCGTAGAACCTTGCGTTGAATGGGAGTTCGACCTGGACGAGCACGGCAACACCGCGGTTAGCGAGTGGAGCGTTGTGTGCCAGCGTCGTCGTCTCGCCGACGCCGCCCAAGTGGCACACGTCGTCACCATGACCATCACGCTCCTGGCACTGGGCCCTATAGCCGACCGCATTGGACGCAAGACGGTGGGGGTCCTGGCGCTCGCGGCTCTACTGCTCACGCTCTCGGCCGCCGCCGTCGCGACCGACCTGCAGACATTCATCGTTGTGCGTTCAGTCGCAGCGGCTGCGTCGGCTGGCCTCTTTGTCCTCAGCGTCCTGCTGTACGAGATAACGACAACGACCCGCCGACTGCTTTACACCACCATCGGCTCGGCTCTTTCGTTTGTCATCTCCCGGGTGTGTCTATCTTTGGCGCACGCGTGGAAAGCGAGCTGGTCGGCGTCGCACATGCTCCTTGCATTCTTTGCCTTAGTCCTCCTCGTGGCTTTCCCCGTCCTCGACGAATCACCATCTTGGCTGATCGCTGCGCACCGCGAAGACGAAGCCAGGCGCGTCGCAGTGAGAGTAGCCAACGCCAACGACGCCCCCGTGAGCCACTGCCATGAGTTCTTCAAGAGACACATGTACAGAGTACAACAAGTACCTGACGGAACCACAGGGACAAGCCAAGGTAGCAGCGGGAAGAGAGCGAACCTCACAAGGCCGTATGTACTCACCGCTTTCATCTGGACCGTCCTGGGCTTGACTTCTGTCCACTTCGACAGCAGCCACCCCACCGCGCATAGCGCCTATGTTCGCGCCTTGATCGATCTCGGCATAGCGCCCTTGCTCGTCGCTGTGTGGCCCCATCTGGAGAATGGCCGGCGTTTAAGGAACGTGGCGGCATGCGCCGCACTCGTGTTCAGCAGTTCGTCAGCGCTGCTGTTCTCCGCGTACACCGAATACAACACTGCCTTGGCCACAGTGCTGTTGATCGTGATGCGCCTCGCGTCCATACTTCTCGTCGTTCTCGAATTCTACCTCACTCTCGCCGCGTTTCCGACCGAGTCACGGTCCACCGGTTCCTGCTTAGGCCTAGCTTCCTTCTGGATATGCAATTTGATCGGACTAGTAAAGTTCCGCGGCGTCCTCAAGAGGCGCGAAGACAACTCGCTCATGGTCGAAACTGTGCTAATGGCGATGACTGCTATGGCCACCATGTACATGCCTTCAGAGGACGCCTGCCCTTCACGAAGTATGGACTCCTTGGCCGCCGCGTCATTGCCCTCCAAAACGAGTCCTTTCAGCGGCGGACAGCCTCCGTGTTCTGCAGTGGTATCGCTGGCTGCCGAGGATCAGCCCAAAGCGTCGCCAGTGGATGTGCGCACGGCATCCAGGAAGAAGTCAAGAGCCAATAAGATGCCGGAGCAGTTCGCTGTGCGCCCTTCCAAGTTTCCAGTGAACTGGTAA